A region of the Scylla paramamosain isolate STU-SP2022 chromosome 24, ASM3559412v1, whole genome shotgun sequence genome:
aaacACTATCCAAGCTTTCCATCATTTTATTCTCCAAAACTGAGaaaacttttccctctcttttctttctttccttcttttcctccctccctcccttctctttctcattctctccttcattgCCTCCCCTCTATGACTTATTTCTTCTTAAATCCCcccccacgctctctctctctctctctctctctctctctctctctctctctctctctctctctctctctctctctctccaatgacCTAACCCAACAAATTAATgaatcctgtgtgtgtgcgtgtgtcctttctccctccctccctctttccctccatcccttcctccctccctccctccctccctccctccctccctccctcccaccctccgtCTGTCCGCTTCTTTCCAATTCTTCcactcttattttgtttttttttttgtaattgtttgtttcctatatatttctctctctctctctctctctctctctctctctctctctctctctctctctctctctctctctctctctctctctctctctctctctctctctcaatgttctttccttcttcctttctcctccattgctctctgtctttttccatttcttcttgcttttctccttccgcctcctcctccttctcctcctcctcctcctcctccatccatcgatgccttcctctcttccactcggaaggaagaaaggaaggagtaagtggagggaaagaatattGCTTTGTTGTGTGTGATTTTATGGGTGttgtttgagtgagtgagtgggtgagtgggtgtgatTTAGTCAGTTAGTCTGTTAGTTTATTTCTGCACCATTCTCATTGgcctgttgttcttgttattgttttttgttcttgttcttgttcttcattcttcttatcctccttatcATTTGGTgcagcagctcctcctcctcctccactatcaccaccaccacaacgaccgCCGCCATACCACCGCACACTTGCCGCCAGTCGTCGTCATTGGCCACCGTCGTGCTCCAGCAAAGCCTCACTCAGTGCGCACGCCTCCCCGCGGCAGCAATTAGTGTGTTTGTCACCGTTGCCGCGCAGGGAAAAAATCAGTGGTGCTGTTAGGGATTTGTCTGGTTTACTGATTGGATTGTTTGTGTAAAGAAGTATTGAAACGAGTCGTGAATAAGTCAACACcataaagaacaaataaataaaagcttacATTTACTTGTGGCTGCGGCAGTCCTGTGGGGAGGCCTCGGGGAGAGAGACTCGCTGCTCACTGGTCAGTCTTTTATTGATGAAACATATCGTACAGATATATACAAATGAAGGTCAACATCGGAATATAGATTATAAAAAGCGTGCAGAACACGGAAGTTTTTGATGCCATAATGTAATGAAGTAACGAGCGTGCTGCGAAAGAGCCGCTCGCCGCCAGGAGCCGTCGCTGAGGGACGAGGCGGCGGCGGCCCGTGGCTCCGGCGGCTTGCTCCTGCTGGCGACGGcgatggtggcggcggcgacgaaCCAGCGGCTCCTGCGGGACGCTCGGTGGAgggtcttcctcttttactgaACCAATGAAGACAAACCAAAATGAACCTCATGAAGCCACACTATAGCTCGCAGATTCCAACCTAAGGACCTGGACTACCTCCTGCAGCCAGCAGCTAAAGCAATGTTTATACACCGATACAAAAATATCCACTGTGTGTACACGTCTGATTCACGCTAAGGTTGTGGGGAAAAGTCACAGGAAAACagcatcagaaaaaaaaaatcagcgttAGGGAGGAGAATCACGAGGAATACAAAACATGTGCTACACTACACTACGTCCACTGATTACTGGCTGAGGCTGCTGTCTGACGCATTTCCTGTGGCTCTTCCCCGTCACCTACATTACAAATGGCACATAGATAACTGGAAGAAACTCTGGTGTCGTGCTGAAAAGGCTGTTTCCTCACAAGTTGTCGCTCTGTGCTAAGTCGCCATAATGTTCTACTTGAGCCGAGCTCTCCGCAGGGCCTCGGCCTAACGGGGGTACGTACGTACATCCTGAAACTACTTGACTGGTAACTACGATGGACTTGTGGGTAACCTACTTTATAATGAGACTTAGGTACGGAGCGCCCGTCGCTCGCAGCGGGTGTCTTGGTGCGGGCGACGGGCGGCGCCCACGGAGGGAGGCGGCGGCCCGGTGAGTGCATGGCACCGGCTGGATCCTGACGGCGGCCCGATCACTTGTCGCGCTGCGGGTTGCCTTGCTTGTCTGTGCCTCACCTGCTCCCTTGCCTGTCCCGGTTGGCCAGCCGCGGCCAGCCACGCGTCCACTCTGTTGTCTCTCATTCACACACGGCAGATTGAGGGATTCCTAATTGAACGTTTGTTTTTCAGCTGAATTCATATGAAATCATATGGAACTGTGCGAAAGTAAAGTTGTTGCAGTAAACAGTGATATGCAGATAAGTTAATTTCATCCGAGGTAAACTTGGCCCGGCCTCGGCGACGGGGCCGCGGGGCGCGAGGGTGTCCGCTCCTGTATACGTGTCGGGGAGGCGCGGGGAGGGAGAGATCACGGCggttctccttcacttcccggAGTCCGCCGACTAAGGCACCGGCACGCGTTATGACGCCCTCCTGCAGGCTGCACATCGCTAGGGACTCGGGTCTTGCGTTGGATCTCGTACACGTAGAGAGGCGCTCCGCCCTGCCCTGGCCCCAAAAGTGTCGGGCTGCTTCGGGCGCCTCACTCACGGACTAATCACTGCCGTTGAAGTATCCATTTCATTGTATACATTGACTGAAACTGAACTGCACtgtggatgagagagatgagagtgCCGGGGCAGTGAGGGAGCCTTGTCTCGGCGCGAGCACAGGCGGCGGCGGTTGTGGGAAGCGGTGAAAGATGACTCGCGGGGAGAAACACAAGCTTGTAGCAAAACTCACACTAACATTTGCCTTTGTCTTGTAATTCTCGTGCTTTAACACAGTAACAGCCTTGAATAGAGACGGTGGAAATTTCGCCATCTTGTATGTACAGCCGAGGAGCCCGCGGTCCGTCTGGCCGGCGGAGGCGagcacggcggcggcggcggaggcaggCACGGCGGACACTATCGGAACCAAAAGGATCTTTTCACGAATTGAACAGCGATGTGCCTCGTTATCAATTTTGAGGATGACAGTGAAGTGTTCCGAAACAGAGAGCCTGTGGCCTCGGCGCTGCGGGGCTGGTGGGGGGCGGGGTGCGGGTAAGGGAGGGCCTGATGGTGGCAGGGCCTTTCTAGTTGAAGAGAAACAGCCCACACCCTTACGAGGCGCGCGCCATGCCAACCGCCGTCGCTGCTGCCCGGTCGGCAGCTAACGCGGCCGCCGCGCCGCGCCTCTTTAGAGCGACGGTCAGTCTGCCGGCGGAAGTCGGACGCGCACGACGCCTGGCGGAGCGGAGTGCTGGGAGAAGTACTTGACTATGTTGGTCCGGGTCCAAAAATGACAACGTTCTGTTTCTGTAGAAACAGAAGcacaaatacacataaaaaaggCTACAGTTATAACAAACTCTCCATTGTAGGAGGCACTCGTACATCAATCAAGTCTGGAATGGACATCATCACGATGGAGTGAAAACACTGGACTGGATAGCTGCGACGAGCGTCCTGTGCTGGGACGCACCGCTGCGTGAAGGGGGCTCTCTGGCCAAGCACCGGGCCTCATGCCTCGGGGAACCTTCCCAAGTATCaacgagaaaaaaggaaagaaagaaaaaaaaaagagagagagagagagagagagagagagagagagagagagagagagagagagagagagagagagagagagagagagagagagagagagattgttaggTACATCTCACTAGCGGCGGCAGGAGATCTCTACACCACACCCTGAGGCCTGTCTCCTgcagggggagggagcgaggcgCCCCTCAGCCCACACTTGCCGAGCACTTGCTGTCCTGGTTGCTGGTCTGTGCACAGCCACAGAAGCCTAAAATGTTCTGTCTTATTGTAGGTACCAAGCCGTCCAACTGGTCCGTGGTATTGAGAACCCTCCGTGATGCACGTTATTACTGAGGAAGGGCGGGATCGGGGCGTGCAGGACTGATCCTCGATGGCCGTGCTTCTACATGGCGGTGAGGCTCAGCgccagcatcagcagcagcaggagggccGAGGCGGTCTCCCGACATCCCGCCCCGCTAGTGGACTGTAAGACGGCCATGGCTGCGGGAAGGGAAAGCAGTGTTACTTGTGGCTTCCCTATGCCCAGACCTGAGGGTACCAGTGCAGCTTTACTTCGGATGGAAATAGGAAGGGTCAGTCATGGTGCTTACCTTTCTtggtgaagaaggagaagcgATCTGACTCTGACGACCAGCCGTACTTGTTCCTGACTCTCAACATGGCCATGTAGTCTGTGGCCACCTCCAGGTTCTCCAGTCTGTAGGCGAGGGAGTGGCGAGTCCCGTGGCGCACCACCTCATTCCCGACGATTTTAGAGAAGCTCCTCCACTTTCCTGCCATTACCGTATAGTTCCTctgttgaaggagagagagagagagagagagagagagagagagagagagagagagagagagagagagagagagagagagagagagagagagagagagagagagagagagagagagagagagagagagagagagagagagagagagagagagagagagaaattaatacaTTTACCCTGCGGCAACCATTCTAATCTATTACTGGTAGATACACTCGAGGATCACACTATTATAAGCAAGCCATCAGGCCACACCTTCACGGCAGggacttaaccctttcactgcgatacaaaataattagcagcaccagaattAATGTACGGATTCTTTatgagcatctacaagaaagcaggaaatgaaaagaagagcagATTATGAAATTTCTAGCCAGTTGAAAGACTGGAGATGGCTGTAGAATACGTAAAAATGTCTCAAAGTGatcagtaattaaggaaagaggtACCAAATAGCAATCGGCTATCAGTGCGCTCCTCCGGCCATCCTCTTCAGGACACTCGGACAAGACCACTACCACCCCATTGACACATAGCCACTCCCTCCACagccaccatcactgctacaaTGAAACTCTGCCTTAATTGCTACACGAGAATACAAGGATAGCCTTAAACATAATTAAGCAGTGGGTGAAAAGCCTAGCGGGGagaattgtgtgatgtgtgtgtgtgtgtgtgtgtgtgtgtgtgtgtgtgtgtgtgtgtgtgtgtattatgtgtgttttattttgtttaatcaGCGTTTGATTACAATGTACCGGTGAGTTAGTAATCAaatagatggtgtgtgtgtgtgtgtgtgtgtgtgtgtgtgtgtgtgtgtgtgtgtgtgtgtgtgtgtgtgtgtgtgtgtgtgtgtgtgtaaagtaatGCCACCAGCTGATAATACAaattcaaaaagaaaaaaagtacatgcCCGTtggcaaagtgtgtgtgtgtgtgtgtgtgtgtgtgtgtgtgtgtgtgtgtgtgtgtgtgtgtgtgtgtgtgtgtgtgtgtggcagtgatggGCTGGGAGCGAAGGGTGAGGGCGCCGCGCCGCACGTGTTGTGTGAGGGGCGGGACAGGCACGTCCATCATTCCCaacacgagggaggaggagcaacaaagGAACATGTAATCCACTAGGTGAGAATTGTCCATTTTTACTCACACTAATTGTAGCCATTCGGCGGCGACAAAAAACGGATCACAGCAAAAGCCTCCCCCTTACTgctgaaggtgaagaagaacgTGCAGGCGGGTTGTGAAGAGCAAAAAGATATTACTCTTTTGTTAGGAAGATGGGAGAATAGAAAGAGACGgatcttttctattctttctcttgaTAAAGGTGAATGTATGAGAGTATGTCATTGTGATAAACTAGTCTTCCTGTGCGTGATTAAGGCGAATGTATGAAGGAGTGTCCCGCTGATAAACTAGTCTTATTCTACGTGATTAAAGCGAATGTATGGAAGATTATGTTACTGTGATAAACTTTTCTTATTCCCCATGATAAAAGGCGAGTGTAAGAAGGCGCACGTCGCTGTGATAAAGTATTCTTATTTCCGTAATCTAAAATGTATCGTGGTAGGAATACAACGGAAGGTGTTATGAAATTGTTCACTCTGGAAATGTAGATTGCTGAATATTATAGCAAGATATTACATGTGCATAGAACCTTTTAGTGTTGCGAAATTTGAAGGGGAGAAGATGACAGGAGGCAGATGAAGAAATGATATATGGGAAGCAGAAAGCAAGTGTGTTTATAGGAGAACTCATACATGTATATACTGTTTTATACGAGAATGTAGtagaaggagtaaagagaacACGGCACTACTAAATTATGAGGTTCGTTTAGTCAGTAAAGATGTGTTGAAAAATTACTAAAGGATAAATCTCTCCTTTTTATCaatgtattaatttttttttatctttgtgtgcTGTATTGTGGATGCTCAGGCTTAATAGAACGGTCTGATGCAAGTTTACGGTTTCGAAAGACATAACTGACAACAAGAGGAGTGATAGAGTAGTACAAAATCTTACATTCATTGAAGTTTTATTAATGCCTTGTGAAAAAAAGGGGTttaaagttagattaggttaagttagataggATCTGGTCAAGTTAGCTTAGAGTGggatgggttaagttaggttaggttaggttttgttaggttagataggttagattaggttacgttatttaggttaggttaatttaggttacgttatgttaaTTAATGCTATGTTATGGTATGTTAGGAAAGTGTCTACTATAATTACCAGCAAAATTGTTAAAGAAAACAGAgcagtgaggttaggttaaggtaggttaagttaggttaggttagcttacgttaggttaggttaggttaagttaggttaggttagcttacgttaggttaggttaggttaagttaggttaggttagcttacgttaggttagattaggttagcttacgttaggttaggtaagtcattatcattaccaacCAGAGAATTAAGGAACTCGGCAGAGGCATATACTCATATTAATTTACTCACGTGCCATGCCCCTGGGTGTGTCTTGCGGTACTTGATGATGAACTCAGTGATGGGGTAGTAACTCTCCGTCTCCATCGTGAAGGTGTAAGAGTCGCTCTCCCCGCCGTTGGGACTGCTGGTGATGACTGGGGGCTTGGGCAGACCTGTgggggaggagatgagtgaGACCTGTGACCTGTATTCTAAAACACCCCTATgctacacctccactactttcaaaagtctCTAGTTGTTGAAGTTAcaggggttttcaagtgtgtttttacggttctagtgacagattaacaagttttctacattatcaacaggataaacacttttgagaacccggctaaacatctctatggcctttgaaaatagtcatgatgagaAAGTAAGGCGTTTCCGAATATTGGCCCTGATTTGAATGAGTGTTGGTATAGAATGGAGGTAAAGAGAGTACTGGGACGgtagaaataagtgaaaaagcAGGAAGAATGAAGTGCGAAATGAAGATAGGCtggaaaggtgagggaaagatAAGGGCAAGTGAAGGATGCAGTGCTTGTAGAGAGgtttgagagaaggaaggaaagggtaagaacgggtgaaggaggaggtgatggagctAAGGAAgggagtaatgagagagagagagagagagagagagagagagagagagagagagagagagagagagagagagagagagagagagagagagagagagagagagagagcagacagtaaaaagaaaaaaaaagaccaatatCTTACAAATGATCACATAAACTCCGAAATTCAACACACTCAAATGACCTAGTTAACTTTCCCTTAATGACCAACGCATCTAGTAAATAACCACTTTACTTAcataacacacgcacacacacgcacgcacatataCAGGTAACTAACTCACTGCTCACGTGTACATCCGTCCGCCGCTTGATTAATGTTTAAATGAAATAGTCTGATATAACTTATGAGCTTTTCAGTGGCCTGCTTTGAACTGGTGCTGTGAACTGGCGAGCGTCACTGAGCGGAGATAAAACACAGCCACATACGGGGGAAAACAGTGGAATTACCGAGTTGAAAGAGTTGAATATAATTAGGTGAAAAGTTGTGcgcagtgacggtggtggtggtggtggtggtggtagcagcagcagtattagtgtgtgtctttgtgtgtactgtgtatgtgtgtaggcgTGCGTCTTTTACCATTACATAAAATAGTGACTGAGTTTAGTGTTAAATATGATAAGgtatatagtatttttttagtagtggtggtgatggtgatagtagtagtagtagtagtgtgtgtgtttgtttgtttgtgtgtgtgtaataataataataataataataaacggtttattatttaggcagtttgacaaactgaaaatgtacataggggatggggaaaaacttaacattaatcctaacggtaagactaatctaggagggaaatactatcgattgatggctcgcaccatggtgggaatcgcactgagtctgtaccggtccgtgcgcggcgccttcaggggcgttattttgttgtggtgtctggtggcacggacagggcgaggcgcgtcgggcggcagcatgtctctgagacgcggatgatgcagtagtcccttcccaaacttctccaaacttctgtgtgtgtgtgtgtgtgtgtgtgtgagtgtgtgtactgATAACAACAAAGTAGAATAAGGCGCCCGTGGGTGTTTAATGGTTGGCAGTAATCTGATATATGTTCATGGGAATGAAAACTTGTATAtactgtatatgtatgtatgttgcaGTTGGTGATTAAACGATGCTAGCCTTGCTTTTTTctcatgatgataatgatgataataatgacaaggattattactattattacaactactactactattattattattacaactattattattattattattattattattagtagtagtagtagtagtagtagtagtagtagtagtaggagtagtagtagcggaACACGTGGATAATTAAACTATTAAAACGTTTGATAGGTATacataagaggaaaaggaaaaggaggaggaggaagaagaagaagaagagaaggaggaggagaaggaggagaaggaggaggaggagggaagagaaagtttagaaggagaagggagggagaaggaggtgtAGAagacccattctctctctctctctctctctctctctctctctctcttatcatcatcatcatcatcaatactacgtactactactactactactacaactactactactactactactactactactactactactactactaccacaaccagaaccactactaccactactactattcttattatcattactgttgtcACTTTAACATCTGAATCTTATAATGTAATTCTTTAATCCTCGTATAAACTTTCAATTCACAAATCAACTTCATGGTTCGAGCTTAAGTGCGAAAAAGTAAGCTGCTTTTGTTCAGTTATCAGCATTGAAGTGTgtctattttcatgcttttctgTTATTGTAGTGTGTTTCCGTCCATCCTTCTATCTATAACTTCCTCCCTCTTGTTATCGCTATCCGTACTGTCCTgcgttccttcttttcttcacgtccttcctcgttttcttcttccatcaagccttttttttgtttaatttctttttccttctataatttcttctattttctcttctctctcttaattttttcttcgtttcatcTTTCCTATCCAGTTATTatcttcatccctctcttccttttatccttccatccatccttccttaatttcatccataattattctccctttttctctctatctacctttttcttatgttccttcttccttcttcacctatCTCCTacccttactttttttcccccttttcttcttctattctacCTCAATTTATATCATATCCATCAgtccttcgtttccttcatccataatatcttttttttctcttctctctatccaCCCTTTTAACGTTAATTCTTCCTTATCcacttccctcactttcttttatccttccacccttccttcttctatttctacCTGTAATTAAGCGTACAACTTTAATATTTAGCCGTGTCCTGAAGGTTGTGTGTCTGGTTAGGTCGTGTGATACTTCTCAGTGTCAGTTTCGTAATTAAAGTCATTATTTATTACAATGTCGATAATTAAGTACACCGCGTCTGTAATTCTTCCCGTATTTCATCGACAGTAGTTACATCACAAGAACTGTACCCATAACAAATTGAATCACACAGCACCACATTTCACCACGCCACGCTTcgccacaccacacctcaccacaccacacacactgttcGAAGCGTTACATTCACATCGCACCACACTaaaccacatcacaccacacagcaccacaccacaccacaccacactgttcGAAGCATTACAGTTACACCACATATCTCTCAGCCACACCATGGTATCCAGTCCCGCTACATTACTCGGCCACGCCACATTAGCTACACTACTTGCACCAAAGCCACATTACTCGtagcatcatcattactacagtGTTACACCTAGAGTGACGCTGGTGCTACAAGTATCTAATCTGTACACATTAatgtagcctaacctaacctaacctaatctaacctggtCTAATTtgaatctaatctaacctaacctaacctaacctaacctaactaacgtaatctaatttaacccaacaaacctaatctaacgtaacttaatctaacataaccttacccaacttgacctaatctaatctaaccaaaccaaacctaacctaacgtaacttaatgtaacctaaccttaacttaacctaacctaatctaatctaacttaacctaacatgaaATAAACACAGTGAACAGCCAACGCCCATCATGGAATACACATGCCACTGAGAAACAAGAAGcaacataattattttttttatctctttacaatATTAATGATGTGACATTTAACATAATTTTGATaagttatgatatttttttagttttattctttttttttttttccggcttAAGTTACAAGTTACATTTGTGTtggaaaagatagatagatagatagatagatagatagatagatagatagatagagagagagatagatagatagagagagagagagagagagagagagagagagagagagagagagagagagagagagagagagagagagagagagagaccaaaagcAGCTTACGAGAGACTGGGAAAAAATCGTAATAGTGAATGATTTAATGTAACCAGGTTGTAGAGGGGATTGTTgggctgttgttattattattattattattattattattattattattattattattattattattattattattattattattattattattatcatcatcgtcatcgtggttgttgttgttgttggtgttgttgttgttgctgctgctgttggtgttggAGTTGCTGCTGCTCTCACTCCTCCCGCCAATACCACCGTTGGTCTACACAATTTATGCATTCCGTATTGTAACAATTTAATCCTCATTCCCGGTTAATTAATATTTATGACCCCCCTGCGCTTATcgtatacattctctctctctctctctctctctctctctctctctctctctctctctctctctctctctcctctccttacctGTCATTTGTATCACCGCACTCTCCTTGCCGTGGTCGTTCTCTGCAATACACACGTACGACCCAAAGTCCTTCTCCGTGACTGGCTTGATGGACAGGATGTGGCGGTGGGCGACGTGGTTCTGGGTCATGTGGGCGTCATGGGCGGTGTGGGTGCGGGGCTGGTGCAGTTTGGTGTCCATGATGGAGTCCGGGAGGCTCTGTCCGTCACGGGTCCACACAACTTCAGGGGCGGGGCGGCCGTGAACGATGCATACCAGCTCCACGTTGTCCCCTTCGCCTGTCCGCACGATGGTCTGGAATGTTACGGGGCTGTTACTGTCTGGAATGTTACTGGTCTGTTACTGTCTGGATTGTTACGGGGGCTGTTAATCTCTGTCTGGAATGTTACGGAGTTCTTAATGTCTAGAATTTTACGGGGTTTTTAGTCTCCTTCTGTCTTTTCCATGTGTCTCCCTACTCGTCCTATTATACTGGTGAttgatttagttatttattctctctctctctctctctctctctctctctctctctctctctctctctctctctctctctctctctctctcttagcactCCCACAGTCAGCCTCATAAAACAGGTGGTGCTGGAGAGGAGCTAtcagggtggaggggagggcatCCTACCTTCTCGGCCACCACCTCGGGCGGGTACTCCACGGTGATGGACATGGCGGCGGAGGCTGGCTCTCCGATGCCGTTGTCAGCAGTACATAGATAGGTGCCCTCTGCTCGGCGGTCCACATTCTCCAGCGTGAGTCTCGGGCCCTGCTTGAAGAGGCGTGCGTGAGGCGGCGGGTTAGGCGTACCGTGCACCAGTATCACCATGAATTATTGTCCTCATCTCAGTGACAAAAGAGCAAAAGTTATCTGGCTCCTCCGGTGTTTGTTTTAATTCATTGTTTTACGCACTCATTAATGACGCGTTCCCGAACAAACACGACGGAACGACCCAGGCTAATGAAGGCAGGTGGGGcggaggggagggtggggaaggGTAGCTGTGTCATGTGATGTCTGGTGGCGTCTTACCTGCGAGGTGTGGTAGCCTGAGGGGAGGCGGCCCTCCTGATGTGACCAGCGGATGTTAGGTTCTGGGTTGCCGTTCGCCTTGCACTCCAAGGTGAcactgttgcccttggccacgtGCTGCTCGGGCGGCACCAAGGCACGCACGGTGGGCGCGAACTGCACGTCCAGGGTGTGGCGCAGCTGCACGGGCGGCTCCAGGTCGAACTGGCAGAGGAATGTGCCTGCGTCCCTGGGCCTTGTGTGGGAGATGGTGAGGCGAGAGCCCTTGATGTCAATGCGTGGGTCTGGCGTCACCTTATCAGAGCCCACGGACAGCAGCTTTTCGCTCCCCCCGCTCGCCGGCTGCTTCTTGATGATCAGCTTGTTCCTCCCGGCtggtgaaggggagaagaaggcgAATTAATACAAACCCACTTTAATGAGGGCAAAGTCTCCCCCATGACAGCGACAGTGTGCCCATGACAGCCTGCTTGCGCGTCACCTGTCCCTGTCCCCTGAGCGATGGCCGTGTGTGCAACTTTGATATTAGGCGTCAGAGAATCGTTTCTCCCATTGGTCATTTAAGACGAGGAAGGGAACAAAGGACCCCACTGAAAATGGTCCATGGAATTATTCTTATCCTTGGTGCggtgggagagaaggggaaaaagggggaagagtTGTCGCtgcagaaggaaaagagggaaaggcgGAGGGGAATGAATCAGTGATGAGTCAGAGGCGCGAGATGAGTCAGAACCATGAGGCaatggggggtgggggaagaaATGGTGgatgggaggatgaggaggaaaaaccCAAGGATGAGAAGAGGGAGCTGGGAGATGAGGACAGAAAAGTCAGAGGAAATGAATGGATGATGTGACGGTAAAtgggaatgaaatggaaaaagggaaagcaGAGAGGCAGTAGTATatgtagcagcagtggtagc
Encoded here:
- the LOC135112510 gene encoding hemicentin-2-like codes for the protein MRAGVMRAGVMLGTGVTRGRCEMGVRKELLSLPTLLFFTLRSPVSSRQLTCRLSLPSLPPLVLRRFDILQNFQFHEKIMLSSGPRVEHEPGKAETRPREAGLKDSRPTLALTCGTKGTQGCDLWNYSQKNKAGHINSSTSTARHGHGARPVGLHAARKKSRKETQHNNPSGGVSRPRSWEARGLSKTYLNYDYDYYYQEPGVEPPTFMARPQTFTVEVGQSVIIPCDVENPTGRNKLIIKKQPASGGSEKLLSVGSDKVTPDPRIDIKGSRLTISHTRPRDAGTFLCQFDLEPPVQLRHTLDVQFAPTVRALVPPEQHVAKGNSVTLECKANGNPEPNIRWSHQEGRLPSGYHTSQGPRLTLENVDRRAEGTYLCTADNGIGEPASAAMSITVEYPPEVVAEKTIVRTGEGDNVELVCIVHGRPAPEVVWTRDGQSLPDSIMDTKLHQPRTHTAHDAHMTQNHVAHRHILSIKPVTEKDFGSYVCIAENDHGKESAVIQMTGLPKPPVITSSPNGGESDSYTFTMETESYYPITEFIIKYRKTHPGAWHRNYTVMAGKWRSFSKIVGNEVVRHGTRHSLAYRLENLEVATDYMAMLRVRNKYGWSSESDRFSFFTKKAMAVLQSTSGAGCRETASALLLLLMLALSLTAM